From Zavarzinella sp., one genomic window encodes:
- a CDS encoding lmo0937 family membrane protein, producing the protein MPKYTLETIIVILILLWLLGWLIIPAAGNLVHLILVIVLVVVIVRLVQGKRPLP; encoded by the coding sequence ATGCCAAAATACACCCTTGAAACAATCATCGTCATCCTAATTTTATTATGGTTGCTCGGTTGGCTCATCATTCCCGCAGCCGGAAATTTAGTGCATCTGATCCTGGTCATCGTGCTGGTAGTAGTAATAGTTCGACTTGTTCAAGGCAAACGACCATTGCCATAA
- a CDS encoding NADH-quinone oxidoreductase subunit I produces MKTWFHNVWVAIKSVSAGMYVTFFTMVQTFRRQPFTQHFEYPEKPVPIRPRYRGFHRYDLTTCIGCDKCARACPVDCIYIEKEKNKAGKGFVLTGFKIDYTKCMFCSLCVDPCPVDCIFMGSNFDLSCYSRDGCIVDYARLPLDVAWGQATLSPTAVHESKKIALPVWTKPPDPPKEAVPPKEEKNAS; encoded by the coding sequence ATGAAAACCTGGTTCCACAATGTCTGGGTGGCCATCAAAAGCGTCAGTGCGGGGATGTACGTCACCTTCTTTACAATGGTGCAGACATTTCGTCGCCAACCATTCACCCAGCATTTTGAATATCCTGAAAAACCTGTGCCGATCCGCCCGCGTTATCGTGGTTTCCATCGGTATGATCTCACCACCTGCATTGGGTGCGACAAATGTGCCCGGGCCTGTCCGGTTGATTGCATTTACATCGAAAAAGAAAAAAATAAAGCGGGCAAAGGCTTTGTGCTGACCGGCTTCAAAATCGATTACACGAAGTGCATGTTTTGTTCGCTGTGCGTCGATCCCTGTCCGGTGGATTGCATTTTTATGGGTTCGAACTTCGACCTGAGTTGTTATTCCCGCGATGGCTGCATTGTGGATTATGCCCGGCTGCCACTGGATGTGGCGTGGGGCCAGGCAACACTATCCCCCACTGCTGTACACGAATCGAAAAAGATTGCCCTGCCTGTCTGGACCAAACCACCCGATCCTCCCAAGGAAGCCGTGCCACCGAAGGAGGAAAAGAACGCATCATGA
- a CDS encoding type II CAAX endopeptidase family protein: MSTQDEPAPLPEANDGAGVPPPLPRRRGRRRDYVVAPRKPGFRLGMACVWTLLYFGISQLIGSLIMLPVMLYVIIEKTRQNPQLQGNPEATAKFMEDIFKDPAMVNATMVGLAFTQLLGLAFAILMLRYHSGRGWVARVALNRLPSGRHLLLILIGMVGLLSLSTGFDAGVSWLAERFEQAFGKVDIPGLDEMTELFKPLWWPVGLFVVGVMPGIGEEMWFRAYLGQGMGQRYRSIWPSVISCSILFGAVHIIPAQAMGAFLMGIFLHLSYIATRSLWTPILMHFLNNGLIILHLNQGLGVPILQPFEDQLLLNPTMFLLASALLVACCGYALYQTRCYLEKKEEPGSDGNAITTETSGEILSEDNVAKAKPWQPSLSGVEVPPPDSGYVVASKPLSLQADFIVLVGIVVYAAVFFIK; the protein is encoded by the coding sequence ATGTCGACCCAAGATGAGCCAGCCCCACTTCCCGAAGCCAATGACGGTGCGGGTGTTCCCCCACCCCTACCCAGGCGGCGTGGGCGTCGGCGTGATTACGTGGTCGCACCACGTAAACCGGGTTTCCGCCTGGGAATGGCGTGCGTCTGGACGCTACTTTATTTTGGAATTTCCCAGCTCATCGGCAGTTTGATCATGCTGCCCGTGATGCTTTATGTGATTATCGAAAAAACCAGACAAAATCCCCAGTTACAAGGTAATCCCGAAGCTACCGCTAAGTTTATGGAGGATATCTTTAAAGATCCCGCGATGGTCAACGCGACCATGGTGGGGCTGGCGTTTACCCAACTGCTGGGGCTGGCTTTCGCCATTTTGATGCTGCGCTACCACAGTGGCCGTGGCTGGGTGGCACGTGTGGCATTGAATCGTCTGCCCAGTGGCAGGCATCTTCTCCTGATTTTGATCGGCATGGTGGGACTCCTTTCCCTCAGCACTGGCTTTGACGCGGGTGTTTCCTGGCTGGCAGAACGCTTTGAACAGGCATTTGGTAAGGTCGATATCCCAGGCCTTGATGAGATGACAGAACTGTTCAAACCACTTTGGTGGCCAGTGGGGTTATTTGTCGTTGGTGTGATGCCCGGCATTGGGGAAGAAATGTGGTTCCGGGCTTACCTGGGCCAGGGGATGGGCCAGCGATATCGCAGTATCTGGCCAAGTGTTATTTCCTGTTCGATCTTATTCGGTGCGGTGCACATTATTCCTGCTCAGGCCATGGGTGCGTTTCTGATGGGCATTTTTCTGCACCTGTCGTACATTGCTACCAGATCACTCTGGACACCCATCCTGATGCACTTTCTGAACAACGGCTTAATTATCCTGCACCTGAACCAGGGGTTGGGTGTGCCTATTCTGCAACCGTTTGAAGATCAGCTTCTATTGAACCCAACCATGTTTCTGTTAGCATCGGCACTGTTGGTAGCGTGCTGTGGTTATGCGTTGTATCAAACCCGGTGTTATCTTGAGAAAAAAGAAGAGCCAGGCAGTGACGGAAACGCAATAACTACGGAAACGAGCGGAGAAATACTTTCAGAAGATAATGTTGCCAAAGCGAAACCGTGGCAGCCATCGCTCAGTGGGGTAGAAGTTCCGCCACCTGACAGCGGTTATGTAGTGGCCAGCAAACCTTTGTCGTTACAGGCAGACTTCATCGTGCTTGTTGGTATCGTGGTGTATGCTGCAGTATTTTTCATAAAATAA
- a CDS encoding MFS transporter — MNETGNKRLFWGCFIALIATAFGFIVRAMIMDDWQKQFGLSETQKGQLFGVGLWPFAISIVLFSLIIDRIGYGVAMVFAFICHTASMVITMCAPMMLAGEGATQEQVAAGQKSGYWMLYLGNFIVALGNGTVEAVINPVVATIFARQKTKWLNILHAGWPGGLVVGGIIALSMGATPWTYKVGLLAIPVVLYAVMLIGCKFPVSERVAAGVSYRDMLKEVGFLGAFVVVALIVAEVTNVLTQLEFIFKNREYWETVVYSMNIPGLGVKTITNESSVYWGIVGAISLAFGLYTMSLGRIMFFLLLCIMVPLATTELGTDSWISDLMTPAMEKMGLKGGYVLVYTSLIMMVLRFFAGPIVHAISPVGLLAVSSAIAAVGLFGLSYASGYAVLAVATLYGFGKTFFWPTMLGVVAERFPKGGALTLNITGGVGMLGVGVVGAALLGNIQDKEIDKKLKTDHVAVHSQVMDDTKNSVFGQYQPVNKDKLEKQDKSVQEIVKNVGNEAKKTALKTVAIFPIIMLVFYLLLFAYFKSTGGYKQADIH; from the coding sequence ATGAACGAAACTGGTAACAAGCGACTATTCTGGGGCTGTTTCATCGCCCTGATCGCTACCGCGTTTGGCTTTATCGTGCGTGCCATGATCATGGACGACTGGCAAAAGCAGTTCGGCCTGTCTGAAACCCAGAAAGGCCAGTTATTCGGCGTGGGTTTGTGGCCTTTTGCAATTAGTATTGTGCTGTTCAGTCTGATTATCGACCGCATCGGTTATGGCGTGGCAATGGTGTTCGCTTTTATCTGCCACACCGCATCGATGGTGATAACCATGTGTGCCCCAATGATGCTGGCAGGTGAGGGGGCAACCCAGGAACAAGTTGCTGCTGGCCAGAAAAGCGGTTACTGGATGCTCTACCTTGGGAATTTCATTGTGGCACTGGGGAACGGTACCGTTGAAGCGGTGATCAACCCCGTAGTTGCAACAATCTTTGCCCGCCAGAAGACCAAATGGTTGAATATTCTGCACGCTGGCTGGCCGGGTGGGCTGGTAGTTGGTGGGATCATTGCTCTGTCCATGGGTGCCACTCCCTGGACTTACAAAGTCGGGTTGCTCGCTATCCCCGTTGTACTATATGCAGTGATGCTGATTGGCTGCAAATTCCCTGTCAGTGAACGTGTTGCTGCAGGTGTTTCTTACCGCGATATGTTAAAGGAAGTAGGTTTCCTGGGTGCCTTTGTGGTGGTAGCATTGATTGTCGCCGAAGTGACCAACGTTTTGACACAATTAGAGTTCATTTTCAAGAATCGCGAATATTGGGAAACTGTTGTTTACTCCATGAACATCCCAGGTTTAGGTGTGAAGACCATCACCAACGAAAGCAGTGTTTACTGGGGAATCGTGGGTGCTATCAGTCTGGCCTTCGGTTTGTACACCATGTCGCTTGGTCGAATCATGTTCTTCCTGCTGCTTTGCATTATGGTGCCATTGGCAACCACAGAACTGGGCACCGATAGCTGGATTTCCGACCTGATGACCCCCGCCATGGAAAAAATGGGTTTGAAAGGTGGTTATGTGCTGGTTTACACCTCGCTGATCATGATGGTCCTGCGTTTCTTTGCTGGTCCTATTGTTCACGCGATTTCACCAGTTGGCTTGCTGGCAGTCAGTTCTGCGATTGCAGCTGTGGGTCTGTTTGGTCTTTCCTATGCTTCCGGTTATGCAGTGTTGGCAGTCGCAACTTTGTACGGTTTTGGCAAAACATTCTTCTGGCCCACCATGCTGGGTGTGGTAGCAGAACGCTTCCCGAAAGGTGGCGCATTAACACTGAATATTACCGGCGGTGTCGGTATGTTGGGCGTCGGTGTGGTGGGTGCTGCATTGTTAGGGAACATTCAGGACAAAGAAATTGACAAGAAGCTGAAAACCGACCACGTAGCTGTGCACAGTCAGGTAATGGATGACACGAAGAATAGTGTGTTTGGCCAGTACCAACCTGTTAACAAGGACAAATTGGAAAAACAAGACAAATCAGTCCAGGAAATTGTGAAAAACGTGGGCAATGAAGCCAAAAAAACCGCTCTGAAGACCGTGGCGATCTTCCCGATCATCATGCTGGTCTTCTATCTGTTGCTCTTTGCTTACTTCAAATCGACCGGTGGGTATAAACAGGCAGATATTCACTAA
- a CDS encoding ThuA domain-containing protein, with the protein MLPTTIRIAVILLFTMPLAAQVTPPKQAEQQMVLPKGFAAKCVAHEPLVRQPLSMSFDHRGRLWVLQYLQYPNPAGLKAVSQDRYLRTVWDRVPEPPPVGPKGVDRITILSEPNAEGVFTKSHDFLDNLNLATGFALAPDGVYVLQSPYLLFYPDKNRDDIPDGDPEVLVKGFGMEDTHSYANSLQFGPDGWLYGAHGSTVTAKIKNPARPDDPIIEFQQGIWRYHPKTKQFELFSEGGGNTYGLDFDATGQVIAGTNYGGKAMLHQVQGGYYVKGFSKHGPLHNPHTYGYFDHVPYRNFKGGHVTCGGVIYQADLYPKEYHNQYIAGNLLSNAIYWHKMERDGSTFQAEHGGDLMTTTDIWFRPVDCFQGPDGCVYVADWYDKRAAHLDPLDTWHKTSGRIYRIEYGKYQPPPKFDFSKLNVDQLIDYLKHPNKWYRNEARLWLTKIGTPKDHDNMLEMCLQQRGTFALELLWAAHGIAPCSGDALLKVLQHPDEAMREWAVRLMKDYSVPAPVRRPGEMRRDYSTHPLYGNTVNITPDKYAEKLVDFAKTEQSVRVCSQLACTAKKYSMVYNLAISRELAQRPELQKDPHLPLMIWWSIEEAFSKYNLQENPNNNSLDYSYLIPIIQNPFFAERFSQRFMAKEHGFRALLFMLSSFPKDAYPGILKGMAISHQGKKAQLAEHWLEHWLNDKSEDFANNRDFQQILLRYSDPTATKRILTEVGDAKVPPAKRIESIKLLGELQSPGTVEVLTKILKGNEPDVLRLAALTSLSRFYRQGEIADYLLAQWQQFSRNMQIEALRVLFQRPATANQLFAQIDQTPVLAQKVPKELLLPLLESDDATTKAKILKHWGQIAPATPGEKQARITWLSVSIPRLGKADLDSGAKLFQTHCASCHQFQGKGEKIGPDLTTADRKNRNYMLSQMVDPSGYIRPEFVSNQIHLLDGRKLTGIAKEDGEGRISISQYIDNKVQQLTVAKSEIEEMYPSRVSLMPEKILDQLSEEQIRDLLAYLASDPPPVKPAPQPEPPCGEQPEKTEKKLKVLLISGSLEYESDKSLAILQAHLEKNYPVECLRAFRKTDTDLPGLEQLEQCDVAVFFTRRLKIDGKQLEMVKKYVQSGKPVVGIRTASHGFQNWLEMDKEIFGGNYKNHYSNKEKCTIAHTKVGEQHLTLEGVKPYVSNGSLYKNPDLPKDVTVLMTGTITGHTEPITWVREHKGARIFYTSLGHQDDFKEASFLHLLTNAIFWTANQPVPKQ; encoded by the coding sequence ATGTTACCCACCACCATCAGAATTGCCGTAATACTTTTATTCACAATGCCCTTAGCTGCCCAGGTGACTCCACCGAAGCAGGCCGAACAGCAAATGGTTCTGCCCAAAGGCTTCGCAGCGAAGTGCGTTGCTCACGAACCACTGGTGCGGCAACCTCTCAGCATGTCGTTCGACCATCGCGGCAGACTTTGGGTGCTGCAATACCTGCAATACCCTAACCCAGCTGGGCTAAAGGCAGTCTCGCAGGATCGTTACCTTCGCACCGTGTGGGATCGTGTGCCAGAGCCACCACCTGTGGGGCCGAAGGGGGTTGATCGCATTACGATTCTTTCCGAACCGAATGCCGAAGGCGTGTTTACCAAATCCCACGACTTTCTGGATAACCTGAACCTGGCCACGGGCTTTGCCCTGGCACCCGATGGCGTGTACGTGCTGCAATCACCTTATCTGCTGTTTTACCCCGACAAAAATCGCGATGATATTCCCGATGGCGATCCTGAAGTGCTGGTGAAAGGCTTTGGCATGGAAGACACCCACTCTTATGCCAATTCGCTGCAATTCGGGCCAGATGGCTGGTTGTATGGTGCCCACGGGAGCACAGTGACTGCCAAGATTAAGAATCCCGCACGCCCGGATGATCCGATCATTGAATTTCAGCAGGGGATCTGGCGTTATCACCCCAAAACCAAACAGTTTGAACTATTCTCGGAAGGTGGGGGCAATACCTACGGTCTGGATTTTGATGCCACTGGTCAGGTGATTGCGGGCACCAACTATGGTGGTAAGGCGATGCTGCACCAGGTGCAGGGGGGCTATTATGTGAAAGGCTTTTCGAAGCACGGCCCATTGCACAACCCACATACCTATGGTTATTTCGACCACGTGCCGTATCGCAACTTCAAAGGTGGCCACGTCACGTGCGGCGGGGTGATATATCAGGCAGATTTGTACCCCAAGGAATACCACAATCAGTACATTGCAGGCAATCTGCTTTCCAACGCGATCTACTGGCACAAGATGGAACGTGATGGTTCCACTTTTCAGGCAGAACATGGTGGCGACCTGATGACCACCACCGACATCTGGTTTCGCCCAGTGGATTGCTTTCAGGGGCCAGATGGGTGCGTTTATGTTGCCGACTGGTACGACAAACGTGCGGCTCACCTGGACCCGTTAGATACCTGGCATAAGACCAGCGGTAGAATCTATCGGATTGAATATGGCAAGTATCAGCCCCCACCAAAGTTTGATTTTTCCAAACTGAATGTGGATCAGTTGATTGATTACTTGAAGCACCCCAATAAGTGGTACCGCAATGAGGCCCGCCTGTGGCTGACTAAAATTGGCACACCCAAAGACCACGACAATATGTTGGAGATGTGCCTGCAGCAACGCGGGACGTTTGCACTGGAATTGCTCTGGGCAGCCCACGGCATTGCACCATGTTCCGGTGATGCGTTGTTAAAGGTGCTTCAGCATCCAGATGAAGCGATGCGGGAATGGGCTGTCCGGTTGATGAAAGACTACTCTGTCCCGGCACCTGTAAGACGGCCCGGTGAAATGAGAAGAGATTATTCAACACATCCCCTGTATGGAAATACAGTCAATATCACCCCCGATAAGTATGCTGAAAAATTGGTTGATTTTGCAAAAACAGAACAATCAGTTCGTGTCTGTAGCCAGTTGGCTTGTACTGCCAAAAAATACTCAATGGTTTACAATTTGGCAATTTCCCGAGAATTAGCACAACGACCAGAATTGCAGAAAGATCCCCACCTACCCTTAATGATATGGTGGTCGATTGAGGAGGCATTTTCGAAATATAACTTACAGGAAAATCCCAACAACAACTCTCTGGATTACTCGTATCTGATACCGATCATCCAGAACCCATTTTTCGCAGAACGATTTTCTCAACGATTCATGGCAAAGGAGCATGGATTCCGAGCGTTATTGTTCATGCTTTCCAGTTTTCCTAAAGATGCGTATCCTGGAATCCTGAAAGGAATGGCAATCTCCCACCAAGGTAAGAAAGCACAACTGGCAGAACATTGGCTGGAACATTGGCTGAATGATAAGTCCGAAGACTTCGCCAATAATCGCGATTTTCAACAAATCCTCCTCCGTTACAGCGATCCCACTGCGACAAAACGCATCCTTACCGAAGTGGGGGATGCCAAAGTGCCGCCAGCCAAGCGAATCGAATCGATCAAGCTGCTGGGAGAACTGCAATCCCCAGGCACTGTGGAAGTGCTGACAAAAATCCTGAAAGGCAACGAACCGGATGTACTACGCCTGGCCGCACTCACATCGCTGAGCCGGTTTTATCGTCAGGGTGAAATTGCTGATTACCTGCTGGCACAGTGGCAGCAGTTCTCACGCAACATGCAGATTGAAGCACTTCGGGTGCTGTTTCAACGGCCAGCAACAGCCAACCAGTTGTTTGCCCAGATCGATCAAACACCTGTACTGGCACAAAAGGTTCCCAAAGAGTTGCTGTTACCACTGTTGGAAAGCGACGATGCCACGACCAAGGCAAAAATCCTGAAACACTGGGGTCAGATCGCACCCGCCACGCCTGGGGAAAAGCAGGCTCGAATCACCTGGCTGAGTGTGTCGATCCCACGGTTGGGCAAGGCCGACCTCGACAGTGGGGCAAAGCTCTTCCAGACCCACTGTGCCAGTTGCCACCAGTTTCAGGGGAAGGGTGAAAAAATTGGGCCCGACCTGACCACGGCCGATCGTAAGAATCGGAATTATATGCTCAGCCAGATGGTCGATCCTTCTGGTTACATACGCCCGGAATTTGTCAGTAATCAGATCCATTTGCTGGATGGCCGCAAGCTGACAGGGATCGCCAAAGAAGATGGTGAAGGCCGCATCAGCATTTCCCAGTACATCGACAATAAGGTGCAGCAACTGACGGTGGCCAAAAGCGAAATCGAAGAGATGTACCCATCGCGGGTTTCGCTGATGCCAGAGAAGATTCTGGATCAGTTGTCGGAAGAACAGATTCGCGATTTGCTGGCCTATCTGGCAAGTGATCCCCCACCTGTGAAACCGGCACCACAACCCGAGCCACCGTGCGGGGAGCAACCAGAGAAAACAGAAAAGAAGCTGAAAGTGTTACTCATTTCCGGTTCCCTGGAATACGAATCGGATAAATCGCTGGCGATCCTGCAGGCCCACCTGGAGAAAAATTATCCGGTGGAGTGCCTGCGGGCGTTTCGCAAGACCGATACTGATCTGCCGGGCCTCGAGCAACTCGAGCAATGCGACGTGGCAGTATTCTTCACCCGCAGATTGAAAATTGATGGCAAGCAACTGGAGATGGTGAAAAAGTATGTGCAGTCCGGCAAGCCCGTAGTGGGCATCCGCACCGCCAGCCATGGTTTTCAGAACTGGCTGGAAATGGATAAGGAAATCTTTGGTGGGAACTATAAGAACCATTACAGCAACAAAGAAAAATGCACCATTGCCCACACAAAGGTGGGAGAACAGCACCTCACATTGGAAGGCGTGAAACCGTATGTTTCCAACGGCAGCTTGTACAAAAATCCTGATTTGCCCAAGGATGTGACCGTGCTGATGACTGGCACAATTACTGGCCACACCGAACCAATCACCTGGGTGCGGGAGCACAAAGGTGCCCGCATCTTTTATACTTCCCTCGGCCACCAGGACGATTTCAAAGAAGCAAGTTTCCTTCACCTGTTGACCAATGCCATTTTCTGGACAGCGAATCAACCAGTGCCGAAGCAGTGA
- a CDS encoding NADH-quinone oxidoreductase subunit C, producing MTSAEVCQILQNRFPDAILENGAEKLDPYCVISPDQLREVCLFLRDEPTLKFDMLNSVCGVDYLETDAKKLPKAGFEPHLEVVYHLTSITHNCRFTLKLQFPRWKDDVVDQLPEVPSVADIWPAADWHERETFDLFGIIFTGHPDLRRILLAEDWEGYPLRKDYIFPLEYHGIRGR from the coding sequence ATGACCAGCGCGGAAGTGTGCCAGATCTTGCAGAACAGATTTCCTGATGCCATCCTGGAGAATGGTGCGGAGAAACTTGATCCGTATTGTGTGATCTCGCCAGATCAGTTGCGGGAAGTATGCCTGTTTCTGCGGGATGAACCCACGCTGAAGTTCGATATGCTCAACAGCGTCTGTGGGGTCGATTACCTGGAAACCGATGCCAAAAAGCTGCCCAAAGCAGGTTTTGAGCCCCACCTGGAAGTGGTGTATCACCTGACCAGTATCACGCACAATTGTCGGTTTACTCTGAAGCTACAATTCCCACGCTGGAAAGATGATGTGGTGGATCAGTTGCCGGAAGTGCCTTCGGTGGCAGACATCTGGCCCGCAGCCGACTGGCACGAACGTGAAACGTTCGACCTGTTTGGGATTATTTTTACCGGCCACCCGGATCTTCGGCGCATTCTTCTGGCTGAAGACTGGGAAGGCTATCCCTTACGAAAAGATTATATTTTCCCACTGGAATACCACGGCATTCGTGGCCGTTAA
- a CDS encoding NADH-quinone oxidoreductase subunit A: MTDLVIILLVFIAIGVGFLFINMLLGKLLRPAKPNQEKGDIYECGEPTIGESWIQFDLRFYVVALLFIIFDVEVVFFFPWAAVFGSTNQLAEQNTPPEVRQEIHQRMNGSQAPPSVGEIGPATAAAKTASRIAFLDLAVFFSILLVGFAYLWKVGDLEWVKATTGTSVEHHTTLPSTVEAT, translated from the coding sequence ATGACCGACTTAGTCATTATTCTGCTGGTGTTCATTGCCATCGGCGTGGGCTTTTTGTTCATCAATATGTTGCTGGGCAAGTTACTGCGACCAGCGAAGCCAAACCAGGAAAAAGGCGATATCTACGAATGTGGCGAGCCCACGATTGGTGAATCGTGGATTCAATTCGACCTTCGCTTTTACGTGGTTGCGCTGCTGTTTATTATCTTCGATGTGGAAGTTGTGTTTTTCTTCCCATGGGCAGCAGTGTTCGGCAGTACCAATCAACTCGCAGAGCAAAACACCCCACCAGAAGTGCGGCAGGAAATTCATCAGCGTATGAATGGTTCACAGGCCCCACCGAGTGTGGGAGAAATTGGCCCAGCAACTGCTGCAGCGAAAACCGCTTCCCGCATCGCGTTTCTCGATCTGGCAGTCTTCTTCAGTATCCTGCTGGTGGGCTTCGCCTACCTCTGGAAAGTGGGCGATCTGGAATGGGTAAAAGCGACCACTGGCACTTCGGTTGAACATCACACCACGCTACCTTCTACGGTGGAGGCCACCTGA
- the folE gene encoding GTP cyclohydrolase I FolE: MSSRQLVVPYIGHLEHDIDVDSQDGHPNSGVDHERIQAAVREILLAVGEDPDRDGLLDTPARVARMYAEVFSGLRADPGVHLEKKFDVDYNDVVIQKDISFTSFCEHHMLPFTGKAHIAYIPTGKVVGLSKLARVVEEFARRPQVQERLTQQIADILLEKIDPRGVLVMLEGEHSCMTIRGVRKPGTTCITYASHGIYQTDPTMRQEVLSLFRTSN, translated from the coding sequence TTGAGTTCCCGACAACTAGTGGTGCCCTATATTGGACATCTTGAGCACGATATTGATGTGGATTCCCAGGATGGCCATCCGAACAGTGGGGTAGACCACGAACGGATTCAGGCAGCAGTTCGTGAAATTCTGCTGGCCGTCGGAGAAGACCCCGATCGCGACGGTTTGCTGGATACTCCAGCTCGCGTCGCACGGATGTATGCGGAAGTGTTTTCTGGCCTGCGGGCAGATCCAGGGGTGCATCTGGAGAAAAAGTTCGACGTTGATTATAACGATGTGGTTATCCAGAAAGATATTTCCTTCACTAGCTTCTGCGAACACCATATGCTGCCGTTTACTGGCAAAGCCCACATTGCCTATATTCCCACAGGTAAAGTGGTGGGGTTAAGCAAGTTGGCCCGCGTGGTGGAGGAATTTGCCCGCAGACCCCAGGTTCAGGAACGCCTTACGCAGCAGATTGCAGACATCCTTCTGGAAAAAATCGACCCACGTGGTGTGCTTGTAATGCTGGAAGGGGAACATTCGTGCATGACCATACGTGGGGTGCGAAAACCGGGCACCACCTGTATTACGTATGCTTCCCACGGAATTTATCAGACCGATCCCACGATGCGCCAGGAAGTATTAAGCCTGTTCCGCACGTCAAATTAG
- a CDS encoding NADH-quinone oxidoreductase subunit B family protein, with protein MLEHRFEDSFITTSLEQAINWARQGSLWPMTFGLACCAIEMMATGASRYDIDRFGAGAFRATPRQADLMIVAGTVNMKMADRVRRLYNQMPDPKFVIAMGACTCGGGPYYKYGYNVVKGVDLVVPVDVYIPGCPPRPEALLEGLMRIQDKVRTMNVITKGERPLPVPKRTGGVKLPETIANEPAALQFLVQNKEAAKPAKA; from the coding sequence ATGCTCGAACATCGATTTGAAGATTCTTTCATTACCACATCGCTGGAACAAGCGATTAACTGGGCAAGGCAGGGCAGTCTCTGGCCGATGACCTTCGGTCTGGCCTGTTGTGCCATAGAAATGATGGCTACCGGTGCCAGTCGCTACGATATTGATCGCTTTGGTGCAGGTGCCTTTCGTGCCACCCCGCGTCAGGCAGATCTGATGATTGTGGCAGGCACCGTGAATATGAAAATGGCCGACCGCGTGCGTCGACTGTACAACCAGATGCCCGATCCCAAATTTGTCATTGCCATGGGTGCCTGCACGTGCGGTGGAGGGCCATACTACAAGTATGGCTACAATGTGGTCAAAGGCGTCGACCTGGTGGTGCCTGTGGATGTTTACATTCCCGGTTGTCCCCCGCGTCCAGAAGCTCTGCTGGAAGGGCTGATGCGGATTCAAGATAAAGTTCGCACAATGAACGTCATTACCAAAGGCGAGCGACCGTTGCCCGTGCCAAAACGCACCGGCGGGGTGAAATTGCCGGAAACAATCGCCAACGAACCCGCCGCACTGCAGTTTCTGGTGCAGAACAAAGAAGCCGCCAAACCAGCGAAAGCCTAG
- a CDS encoding CPBP family intramembrane glutamic endopeptidase, with product MKELLKYVRDFLKQDFYWPIYLWAAIFLGVSVAINYTEHIKTEYVSYYTGWERALRTMAFYGLAYYAILIPKLFFSKDRRLLLSASMWGRSLLWLAVAGVVYGTTFFRELADQFTGFTGRDLSYLSAVYISWHRVILGLVLIWVLWRVLDRRQAPFMYGFTTRGFHWRLYAVCMILMLPLIAAASFLPAFLEQYPMMKPWKHSGALGWSHSQLLAFYEPSYMARFIAIELIFRGAMIHGVAHKLDRHAVLPMAAAYCFLHFEKPMGEAISSIFGGYFLGVLSLRTGSLFGGICVHMGIALLMDLAAIAQHVRMGML from the coding sequence ATGAAGGAATTATTAAAGTACGTTCGGGATTTTTTGAAGCAGGATTTCTACTGGCCGATCTACCTGTGGGCGGCCATCTTCCTGGGTGTATCGGTAGCGATCAACTATACCGAGCATATCAAAACCGAATACGTCTCTTACTACACTGGCTGGGAGCGTGCACTGCGGACGATGGCGTTTTACGGCCTGGCCTATTATGCGATTCTGATTCCTAAGCTGTTTTTTTCCAAAGACCGCCGATTACTCCTTTCCGCTTCGATGTGGGGCAGATCTCTCTTGTGGCTGGCAGTGGCAGGTGTGGTATATGGCACCACATTTTTCAGGGAGCTGGCCGACCAGTTTACCGGTTTCACTGGTCGCGATTTGAGTTACCTGAGTGCAGTTTATATCTCGTGGCACCGTGTCATTCTGGGTCTCGTGCTGATCTGGGTACTGTGGCGAGTGCTGGATCGTCGACAGGCACCATTTATGTATGGCTTCACCACCAGGGGTTTTCACTGGCGTCTATACGCGGTGTGTATGATTCTAATGCTGCCTTTGATCGCAGCGGCATCTTTTTTGCCTGCCTTTCTGGAACAATACCCCATGATGAAACCCTGGAAGCACAGTGGGGCGTTGGGGTGGTCGCATTCCCAATTACTGGCCTTTTACGAACCATCGTACATGGCACGCTTTATCGCCATTGAACTGATCTTCCGTGGGGCAATGATTCATGGCGTCGCCCACAAACTGGATCGCCATGCCGTGTTGCCGATGGCTGCTGCCTATTGTTTCCTGCACTTCGAAAAACCAATGGGCGAGGCGATCAGTTCGATCTTTGGCGGTTACTTCCTGGGAGTGCTCTCATTACGCACCGGTTCGCTGTTTGGTGGGATCTGTGTGCACATGGGAATTGCCCTGCTGATGGATCTGGCAGCAATTGCCCAACATGTGCGCATGGGAATGCTTTAA